The Lactobacillus sp. CBA3605 genome contains a region encoding:
- a CDS encoding cysteine desulfurase family protein, whose translation MKQVYLDNAATTPMAESVVTEMMTRMTNTFGNASSTHAFGRAAREVLDDSRHVIAQSINAPDDDIIFNSGGTEGDNTAIMQTALVRQNLGKHIITTAIEHQAILKSLAVLEQQGFEVTYLPVDANGNIKLADFKAALRPDTILVSIMMGNNEVGSHMPIHEIGELLKDHQAWFHTDAVQAYGLLDIDVQRDHIDMLSTSAHKINGPKFIGFLYKRNGINFPSLITGGEQEDKRRAGTENVPAIAGFAQAVKELTPTEKAHRQSKYADFKQYVVDQLTANHIDFEVNGALGPDNLQHVLNLWIKGISTYTMQTNLDLGGIAVSGGSACTAGSLEPSHVLIAMFGKDSPRVNESIRLSFGRYTTKADLDQFITVLTNTVNRLSKR comes from the coding sequence ATGAAGCAAGTGTATTTAGATAACGCGGCGACCACTCCCATGGCGGAATCAGTTGTCACTGAAATGATGACGCGCATGACGAATACGTTTGGCAATGCCTCGAGTACCCACGCGTTTGGTCGGGCTGCTCGCGAAGTCTTAGATGATAGTCGCCATGTCATTGCGCAAAGTATCAACGCGCCTGACGATGATATTATTTTTAATAGTGGTGGGACGGAAGGCGACAATACGGCCATCATGCAAACGGCGTTAGTGCGGCAAAACTTAGGCAAGCATATTATTACCACGGCGATTGAACACCAAGCCATTTTAAAGTCATTAGCCGTTTTAGAGCAACAAGGCTTTGAAGTGACATACTTACCTGTGGATGCCAACGGTAATATTAAGTTAGCTGATTTTAAAGCCGCTTTACGTCCAGATACAATCCTAGTGTCAATTATGATGGGGAACAATGAAGTCGGATCCCACATGCCGATTCATGAGATTGGTGAGCTTTTGAAAGATCATCAAGCTTGGTTCCATACAGATGCAGTGCAAGCATACGGTTTATTGGATATTGATGTTCAACGTGATCACATTGATATGTTGTCGACTTCAGCGCACAAGATTAATGGCCCTAAGTTTATTGGTTTCTTGTATAAACGTAATGGCATTAACTTTCCTAGCTTAATTACAGGCGGTGAGCAAGAAGACAAGCGGCGGGCTGGAACTGAAAATGTGCCAGCCATTGCGGGATTTGCGCAAGCCGTTAAGGAACTGACACCGACTGAAAAAGCACATCGCCAAAGTAAGTATGCTGATTTCAAGCAATATGTCGTGGACCAATTGACTGCTAATCATATTGATTTTGAAGTGAACGGCGCTTTGGGACCAGATAACTTACAACATGTCTTGAATCTTTGGATTAAAGGCATTTCGACTTATACGATGCAAACGAATCTAGATTTGGGTGGTATCGCGGTTTCAGGTGGTTCAGCTTGTACTGCGGGGAGCTTGGAGCCGTCACATGTGTTAATTGCGATGTTTGGCAAAGACTCGCCACGGGTGAATGAATCTATCCGGCTGAGTTTCGGGCGTTACACAACTAAGGCGGACTTGGATCAATTTATCACTGTGTTAACGAATACGGTTAATCGGTTATCAAAGCGTTAA
- a CDS encoding 5'-methylthioadenosine/adenosylhomocysteine nucleosidase, translated as MKFGIICAMEEELKTLRTALQDEKVTPIKDIVFYEGTIDQQAVVLVQSGIGKVQAGMTTALMITNFDVDVVINSGSAGGIGAGLAVGDVVVATATAYHDVDATAFGYDYGQLPQQPLYYDTDKNWVNQIIQAATATGLKAKTGLIVSGDQFIASQAATDQILSHFPTALSSEMEGAAIGQACHQFNTPYVVIRAMSDVGNEDAGVSFDEFILAAGKQSAAMLLALFAAQNK; from the coding sequence ATGAAATTTGGCATTATTTGTGCAATGGAAGAAGAACTTAAGACGCTCCGAACTGCATTACAAGATGAAAAAGTCACCCCAATTAAAGATATTGTCTTTTATGAAGGCACGATTGATCAACAAGCGGTCGTTTTGGTGCAATCTGGAATTGGTAAAGTTCAAGCTGGGATGACCACCGCTTTAATGATTACGAACTTTGATGTTGATGTTGTGATTAACTCAGGTTCAGCCGGTGGTATTGGGGCCGGCCTTGCAGTTGGCGATGTAGTAGTCGCAACTGCGACGGCTTATCATGATGTTGATGCGACGGCCTTTGGTTACGACTATGGGCAATTACCACAACAACCGTTGTATTATGACACGGACAAAAATTGGGTCAACCAAATCATTCAGGCTGCTACTGCAACCGGTTTGAAAGCCAAGACGGGGCTAATTGTGTCTGGCGATCAATTTATTGCCAGTCAGGCTGCAACCGATCAAATTTTGAGCCATTTTCCAACGGCACTTTCGAGTGAAATGGAAGGCGCAGCGATTGGACAAGCCTGTCATCAATTTAACACGCCGTATGTTGTCATTCGGGCGATGTCTGATGTTGGCAACGAAGATGCTGGTGTCAGCTTTGATGAATTCATCTTGGCCGCTGGTAAGCAATCGGCAGCGATGTTATTAGCGTTATTCGCTGCTCAAAACAAGTAA
- a CDS encoding NUDIX hydrolase, producing MDFEEQVQTRTQVFDGSLVQVERQVVTLPNQTTATREIVHHQPAVAILIVTAAQQMVLVKQWRAATNGITFEIPAGKVEPGETPMAAAVRELNEETRLVANQLTPIAEFYTSPGFTDEYMTLYVATGLQPVTTALPQDADEQLQLVYRDLPVVMGQVTSGELVDAKTVMAVWYWQSHQALGVDLHG from the coding sequence ATGGATTTTGAAGAGCAGGTACAGACGCGAACTCAAGTTTTTGACGGTAGCTTGGTGCAGGTGGAACGTCAAGTCGTGACCTTACCCAATCAGACGACGGCGACGCGTGAAATTGTCCACCATCAACCAGCCGTAGCGATTTTGATAGTGACGGCCGCACAACAGATGGTGCTCGTTAAACAATGGCGAGCGGCCACGAACGGGATAACCTTCGAGATTCCAGCTGGCAAGGTTGAACCCGGTGAAACGCCGATGGCCGCAGCAGTCCGTGAATTAAATGAAGAGACCAGATTAGTGGCTAATCAGTTAACACCAATTGCTGAATTTTACACGTCTCCAGGCTTCACCGATGAATATATGACGTTATACGTCGCCACAGGATTGCAGCCGGTCACCACGGCATTGCCGCAAGATGCTGATGAACAGCTCCAACTAGTTTATCGGGATTTACCAGTGGTGATGGGTCAAGTGACTAGTGGTGAATTAGTGGATGCTAAGACGGTGATGGCGGTGTGGTATTGGCAAAGTCATCAAGCGTTAGGAGTGGATTTACATGGCTGA
- the dapF gene encoding diaminopimelate epimerase encodes MVVKMIKVHGSGNDFYLLDQAQFPEPLTDTDLKQLAINSCKRNGAGLYEGADGILVVDKSDHAQVLGRMRVINADGTEASMCGNGLRTVARYLGTQNGQTDFRVETMYADLKVQAVADFADHVPAYSVEISPVSFDAKNLGMHVNHEATTIINEAIPEISADLKFSAVSVPNPHLIAFVDHTTLTGSELGRIGQWLNDGQNKLFPDGVNVSFVEVLGANSIFVRTFERGVGFTDACGTAMSASSLMYVLLHQESTDFNQEIHVTNPGGMVKTVVHQGADEEYWMELIGNATFVKFVTLPLAAALKADFSEATTTITGEQPAYEAFIAGLATV; translated from the coding sequence ATGGTAGTGAAAATGATCAAAGTGCACGGTTCCGGTAATGATTTTTATTTATTGGATCAAGCGCAATTTCCAGAACCGTTGACGGATACTGACTTGAAACAACTGGCAATTAATAGTTGCAAACGAAATGGTGCTGGCCTTTATGAAGGGGCCGATGGCATTTTAGTGGTTGATAAATCTGACCATGCGCAAGTGCTTGGCCGGATGCGGGTCATCAATGCTGATGGGACCGAGGCTAGCATGTGCGGTAATGGCTTACGGACCGTTGCCCGCTACTTAGGCACTCAGAATGGTCAGACTGATTTCCGAGTGGAAACGATGTATGCGGATTTAAAGGTGCAAGCGGTCGCTGATTTTGCGGATCATGTCCCAGCATATAGCGTTGAAATCTCACCAGTTTCCTTTGATGCTAAAAACTTAGGCATGCATGTTAATCATGAAGCCACTACGATTATTAATGAAGCTATTCCAGAAATCTCTGCGGACTTAAAGTTTTCAGCAGTTTCAGTTCCCAATCCACATTTAATTGCGTTTGTTGATCATACGACCTTGACGGGTTCTGAGTTAGGCCGAATTGGGCAATGGCTAAACGATGGTCAAAATAAACTCTTTCCAGACGGCGTTAACGTGAGCTTTGTTGAAGTGCTTGGTGCTAACTCGATTTTTGTTCGGACGTTTGAACGGGGTGTTGGGTTCACCGATGCTTGTGGTACGGCAATGTCGGCGTCCTCATTGATGTACGTGTTATTACACCAAGAAAGCACTGACTTCAACCAAGAAATTCACGTCACTAATCCAGGCGGCATGGTCAAAACAGTCGTCCACCAGGGGGCCGATGAAGAATATTGGATGGAATTAATTGGCAATGCAACCTTTGTTAAGTTTGTGACGTTGCCATTAGCGGCGGCTTTAAAGGCGGACTTTAGTGAAGCCACCACCACTATTACTGGTGAACAACCAGCTTATGAAGCGTTTATTGCAGGGTTAGCCACAGTTTAG
- the ileS gene encoding isoleucine--tRNA ligase, protein MRIKETLNLGKTKFKMRGNLPVKEVERQNVWSENKVYEQRQKLNEGKDTFVLHDGPPYANGDIHMGHALNKITKDFIVRYKSMNGFRSPYVPGWDTHGLPIEQKLKQAGYDRKKMTTNEFRELCREYALKQVDRQRDEFKRLGVAAEWDQPYLTLNPEFEAAQIRVFGAFAKRHLIYRGKKPVFWSWSSESALAEAEVEYHDVTSPSAFYGERVIDGKGVLDTETYMVVWTTTPWTIPASEGITIDAGFDYVVVQPAGDSKKYVLAADLLAENVTRFGWEDVKVLKTVKGAELDRVICQHPFDTDRQIVTMLGDFVTLDAGTGLVHTAPGYGEDDYRIGQKYGLPVFAPVDGKGVLTAEAGPDFAGVFYEDANQIALDKLKANGVLLDYMPYEHSYPFDWRTKKPIIFRATPQWFASVGDMRDEILGAIDEVQFSPEWGKKRLYNMIRDRGDWVISRQRVWGVPLPIFYAEDGTAIMTEATIAHVADLIGQYGSNVWFERDAKDLLPAGFTDEHSPNGTFTKETDIMDVWFDSGSSHQGVLAERPYLTYPADLYLEGSDQYRGWFNSSLITSVAVTGQAPYKQVLSQGFTLDNQGRKMSKSLGNTIAPAEVIKQMGAEIVRLWVASVDTSSDVRVSMESFKQVSDGYKKFRNTMRFMLANTTDFDPKVNRVATTDLAAVDQYMEVRLNQFVAEVKDHYDHYDFLDIYKKLLNFLTVDLSNFYLDIAKDIMYIDAEDSHSRRSMQTVFYDVLVALTKLFTPMLPHTTEEIWPFLKEPEEFAQLTEMPTVQTLPNAATLTTDWGQFMELRSAVLKALEEARDAKLIGKSLEAHLDLYVADTTQALLQRLDTNVQQMLMVSALTIHDLAEADQTVEKFGDQLAIRVSHAEGEVCSRCRMTKTDVGQDDAYPMLCARCAEIVRANYPESVTTGLED, encoded by the coding sequence ATGCGCATTAAAGAAACACTTAATCTCGGTAAGACCAAGTTCAAAATGCGAGGCAACTTACCCGTTAAAGAAGTCGAACGGCAAAACGTTTGGAGCGAAAATAAGGTCTATGAACAACGGCAAAAATTAAATGAAGGTAAAGACACTTTCGTTTTACATGATGGACCACCATATGCGAATGGCGATATTCACATGGGGCATGCGTTAAATAAAATCACAAAAGATTTTATTGTCCGCTATAAGTCGATGAATGGCTTCCGGTCACCTTATGTTCCCGGCTGGGATACCCATGGATTACCAATTGAACAGAAATTAAAGCAAGCGGGTTATGATCGTAAGAAAATGACCACTAATGAATTTCGAGAATTGTGTCGTGAATATGCTTTGAAACAAGTCGATCGGCAACGTGATGAATTCAAACGCTTAGGGGTAGCTGCCGAATGGGACCAACCTTATTTGACGTTAAATCCAGAGTTTGAAGCAGCCCAGATTCGCGTTTTTGGTGCTTTTGCCAAGCGTCATTTGATTTATCGTGGTAAAAAACCAGTCTTTTGGTCATGGTCATCAGAATCAGCCTTGGCAGAAGCCGAAGTTGAATATCATGATGTGACGTCACCATCTGCGTTTTATGGGGAACGCGTCATTGATGGTAAAGGGGTTCTAGATACTGAAACATACATGGTTGTCTGGACCACAACCCCTTGGACCATTCCTGCTTCTGAAGGGATTACGATTGATGCTGGCTTTGACTACGTGGTTGTGCAACCAGCCGGCGATTCAAAGAAATATGTGTTAGCTGCTGATTTATTGGCCGAAAATGTGACCCGTTTTGGTTGGGAAGATGTTAAAGTCCTCAAAACAGTTAAGGGTGCCGAATTAGACCGCGTTATTTGTCAGCATCCATTTGACACTGATCGCCAAATTGTGACTATGTTAGGTGATTTTGTTACCTTAGACGCTGGGACCGGATTAGTGCACACGGCGCCTGGTTATGGGGAAGATGATTACAGAATCGGTCAGAAGTATGGTTTGCCAGTATTTGCACCAGTTGACGGCAAAGGGGTTTTAACAGCTGAAGCTGGTCCTGATTTTGCTGGCGTCTTTTATGAAGATGCTAATCAAATTGCGTTAGATAAGTTAAAAGCTAATGGCGTATTATTGGATTACATGCCTTATGAACATAGTTATCCATTTGATTGGCGGACTAAAAAGCCAATTATTTTCCGCGCAACACCGCAATGGTTTGCATCTGTTGGTGATATGCGTGATGAAATTCTGGGGGCAATTGACGAGGTTCAATTTTCACCAGAATGGGGTAAAAAACGGCTCTATAACATGATTCGTGACCGTGGTGATTGGGTTATTTCACGGCAACGTGTTTGGGGTGTGCCACTACCAATTTTCTATGCAGAAGATGGGACGGCCATCATGACTGAAGCGACGATTGCACATGTTGCTGATTTAATTGGCCAATATGGATCAAACGTTTGGTTTGAACGAGATGCGAAAGACCTGTTACCAGCTGGTTTTACTGATGAACATTCACCTAATGGGACCTTTACCAAGGAAACCGATATTATGGATGTTTGGTTTGACTCCGGTTCTTCTCACCAAGGTGTTCTAGCAGAACGGCCTTATCTGACTTATCCAGCGGATCTTTACCTGGAAGGGTCTGACCAATATCGTGGTTGGTTCAACTCTAGTTTGATTACAAGTGTGGCTGTAACTGGTCAGGCACCATACAAACAAGTCTTATCACAAGGCTTCACGTTAGACAACCAAGGCCGAAAGATGAGTAAGTCCTTAGGCAATACGATTGCACCTGCCGAAGTTATTAAGCAAATGGGTGCTGAAATTGTGCGGCTCTGGGTGGCATCTGTTGATACAAGTTCTGATGTGCGGGTCTCAATGGAGAGCTTCAAGCAAGTTTCTGATGGGTATAAGAAGTTCCGGAATACAATGCGGTTTATGTTGGCGAATACCACGGACTTTGATCCAAAAGTGAACCGGGTCGCGACGACTGATTTAGCAGCTGTCGACCAATATATGGAAGTTCGACTTAACCAATTCGTTGCTGAAGTAAAAGATCATTATGATCATTATGACTTTTTGGATATTTACAAAAAGCTTCTAAACTTCTTAACGGTTGATTTATCAAACTTTTACTTGGATATCGCTAAGGATATCATGTATATTGATGCTGAAGATAGCCATTCACGTCGGTCAATGCAAACGGTCTTTTACGATGTCTTGGTTGCCTTGACGAAGTTGTTCACGCCAATGTTGCCACATACGACGGAAGAAATCTGGCCATTCTTGAAAGAACCAGAAGAATTTGCGCAATTGACTGAAATGCCAACTGTACAAACTTTACCAAATGCGGCAACGTTAACGACTGACTGGGGTCAATTCATGGAACTTCGGAGTGCCGTTTTAAAGGCCTTAGAAGAAGCCCGGGATGCGAAACTAATTGGGAAATCATTAGAGGCTCATTTGGACTTATATGTGGCTGATACGACGCAAGCCTTATTACAACGGTTAGATACGAACGTCCAACAAATGTTGATGGTTTCAGCCTTAACGATTCATGACTTAGCAGAGGCTGATCAAACGGTCGAAAAGTTTGGTGATCAATTAGCCATTAGAGTGAGTCATGCTGAGGGCGAAGTTTGTTCACGTTGTCGAATGACGAAGACTGATGTTGGTCAAGACGACGCTTATCCAATGTTATGTGCGCGATGTGCCGAAATTGTTCGGGCTAATTATCCTGAATCAGTAACCACTGGTTTAGAAGATTAG
- a CDS encoding DivIVA domain-containing protein — MVLSPDDIHNKEFSTKLRGYNIDEVNDFLEQIIKDYQITLKQNKDLQERLDASEGKLKYFNELKDSLNQSILVAQEAADKVKTNSKKEADIITREAQKQASDIVSEATDKSNQMIDEASQKAKRLSVETDDLKKQTRVFRQRLQVMLESQLEVVKSKDWDQLLSETDTSSYAEIQHVLKQDNLDNGVNASVNSEAAAEITNATVGETPVADGGDQAQQQTVVIFPDDNVDATN, encoded by the coding sequence ATGGTGTTAAGTCCTGACGACATTCATAACAAAGAGTTTTCCACGAAATTACGTGGTTACAATATTGACGAGGTCAATGATTTTCTTGAACAAATTATTAAGGATTATCAAATTACTCTGAAGCAGAATAAGGACCTCCAGGAACGTTTAGACGCTAGTGAAGGTAAATTGAAATACTTCAATGAATTGAAAGATTCTTTGAATCAATCCATCTTAGTGGCTCAAGAAGCTGCGGATAAGGTTAAGACAAATTCGAAGAAAGAAGCTGACATTATTACGCGTGAAGCCCAAAAGCAAGCGTCTGATATTGTCAGTGAAGCGACGGATAAATCTAACCAGATGATTGATGAAGCTTCACAAAAGGCAAAACGTTTGTCGGTTGAAACCGATGACTTGAAGAAGCAAACACGGGTCTTCCGTCAACGGTTACAAGTGATGCTTGAATCACAATTAGAAGTGGTTAAGAGTAAGGATTGGGACCAATTACTGAGTGAAACCGATACCTCTAGTTACGCAGAAATCCAACACGTTTTGAAGCAAGACAACCTTGACAATGGGGTTAATGCGAGCGTAAACTCAGAAGCAGCCGCTGAAATCACGAATGCAACGGTCGGTGAAACCCCAGTAGCTGATGGTGGCGATCAAGCACAACAGCAAACGGTTGTCATTTTCCCAGATGATAATGTTGACGCCACGAATTAA
- a CDS encoding RNA-binding protein, giving the protein MDENLKQHFRANEAPFIEQVTGWLRRVTDQYRPILTAFLNPRQVYIAQTMVNQLDGVRMQANGGYAGAELKRILFYPDYYDPESADFQITLVNIVYPIKFATLKHGHILGTLANSGVERDVFGDIISDGETWQFFCETELFDYFTEQIDRLGKTKVHLTAVPLTAAVNPQNDWETITTTVSSLRADSVIKAAFNLSRHHAKELIEGAHVRLNWADLPKADYELALLDMLSVNHYGRVQLAEIGSETKKARLRITLKIIHSK; this is encoded by the coding sequence GTGGATGAAAATTTAAAGCAACATTTTCGCGCAAACGAGGCCCCCTTTATTGAACAAGTGACCGGTTGGTTACGGCGAGTAACTGATCAGTACCGGCCCATTTTGACGGCTTTTTTGAATCCTCGCCAAGTCTATATTGCCCAGACCATGGTCAATCAATTAGATGGGGTTCGGATGCAGGCTAACGGTGGTTACGCAGGTGCAGAATTAAAACGGATTTTATTTTATCCGGATTATTATGACCCAGAGTCAGCGGATTTTCAAATCACTTTAGTGAATATTGTTTATCCGATTAAGTTTGCCACGTTGAAACACGGGCATATCTTAGGCACCTTGGCTAATTCTGGTGTCGAGCGCGATGTATTTGGTGATATTATCTCGGATGGCGAGACGTGGCAGTTTTTCTGTGAGACCGAACTGTTTGATTATTTTACGGAACAAATTGATCGGTTAGGCAAGACGAAAGTTCATTTAACGGCCGTACCATTAACGGCGGCGGTTAATCCGCAGAATGATTGGGAAACCATCACGACGACAGTTAGTTCACTACGAGCTGATAGTGTTATTAAAGCAGCCTTCAATCTTTCACGGCATCATGCCAAAGAATTAATTGAAGGGGCACACGTCCGGTTGAATTGGGCCGATTTACCAAAAGCTGACTATGAACTAGCTTTGTTAGACATGTTAAGTGTCAATCATTATGGGCGTGTTCAGTTGGCTGAGATTGGCAGTGAGACTAAAAAGGCCCGCTTGCGGATTACGTTAAAGATTATTCATAGTAAATAG
- a CDS encoding YggT family protein, translating to MSLISRLFQIYQLALIVYILMSWFPGAYNTSIGRFLGQICEPFLSIFRRFVPAIAGLDFSPLIALLVLQFAEQGLYYLLTFIGF from the coding sequence ATTTCATTAATTTCCCGCTTGTTCCAAATTTACCAACTGGCGTTGATTGTTTATATTTTAATGTCCTGGTTTCCAGGCGCTTATAATACAAGCATTGGGCGTTTCTTGGGGCAGATTTGTGAACCGTTCTTAAGCATCTTTCGGCGGTTTGTGCCCGCAATTGCGGGACTTGATTTTTCACCGTTAATTGCGCTATTGGTTTTACAATTTGCTGAGCAAGGCTTATATTATTTATTAACCTTTATTGGATTTTAA
- a CDS encoding cell division protein SepF yields the protein MAGRFSLSNFFGVSDEQAEEAATNLNTPRETPANAATSPKVVPMQGGKSVNSKIALFEPKIYSDVKEIAAQLLKNQAVIINFDHVDDQMARRIVDFLTGTVYAINGEIERIGDQIFLCIPENYEVSGSTTNQFNPNTL from the coding sequence ATGGCCGGACGCTTTAGTTTGAGTAACTTTTTTGGGGTTAGTGACGAGCAAGCTGAGGAAGCGGCAACGAATCTCAATACGCCGCGTGAGACCCCCGCAAATGCTGCAACTTCACCAAAGGTAGTGCCGATGCAAGGTGGTAAGTCTGTCAATAGTAAGATTGCCCTGTTTGAGCCTAAAATTTATTCAGATGTTAAAGAAATTGCGGCTCAGTTATTAAAAAATCAAGCGGTTATTATTAATTTCGATCATGTTGATGACCAGATGGCCCGCCGCATTGTTGATTTCTTAACTGGGACCGTGTACGCCATTAACGGCGAAATTGAACGGATTGGTGATCAAATCTTTCTCTGTATTCCTGAAAATTATGAAGTTTCAGGAAGTACAACCAATCAGTTCAATCCCAACACGTTGTAA
- the ftsZ gene encoding cell division protein FtsZ: protein MEYSLDSAQESGVNIKVIGVGGGGGNAVNRMITEDVKGVEFIVANTDVQALQTANAETKIQLGPKLTRGLGAGSNPDVGSKAAQESEEALTEALQGADMVFVTAGMGGGTGNGAAPVVAKIAKDSGALTVGVVTRPFTFEGPKRARNAAEGISQMKDNVDTLIVIANNRLLEIVDKKTPMMEAFQEADNVLRQGVQGISDLITSPGYVNLDFADVKTVMQNQGSALMGIGSASGENRTADATKEAISSPLLEVSIDGAEQVLLNITGGPDMSLYEAEAASNIVTQAATTDVNIIFGTSIDESLGDEVRVTVIATGIDKKQRELKTGVTHNRSEQGQQRGGMFTTPADNQSQAKQSNQDATAETQTPANNDPFGNWDIRREPNSARPTTPNNGQEFKNVEKTDFDVFNDNQPVEETKTNDNGDSLDTPPFFKRRRK from the coding sequence ATGGAATATTCTTTAGATTCAGCCCAAGAATCAGGGGTTAATATTAAAGTCATCGGGGTTGGTGGCGGTGGTGGTAATGCCGTTAACCGGATGATTACGGAAGATGTTAAAGGCGTAGAATTCATCGTTGCTAATACCGATGTGCAAGCCTTACAAACCGCTAATGCCGAAACTAAAATTCAATTGGGACCTAAACTGACCCGTGGACTTGGTGCTGGCTCTAATCCAGACGTTGGTTCCAAAGCAGCTCAGGAAAGTGAAGAGGCCTTAACGGAAGCCTTACAAGGAGCCGACATGGTCTTTGTAACGGCCGGTATGGGTGGCGGAACCGGTAACGGGGCCGCACCAGTGGTTGCTAAGATTGCAAAGGACTCTGGCGCTTTAACCGTTGGGGTTGTCACGCGACCATTTACGTTTGAAGGTCCTAAGCGGGCTCGCAATGCCGCTGAAGGAATTTCGCAAATGAAAGACAATGTTGATACTTTAATCGTCATTGCTAACAATCGTTTGTTAGAAATCGTCGATAAAAAGACGCCGATGATGGAAGCCTTCCAAGAAGCTGATAACGTGTTGCGCCAAGGGGTACAAGGGATTTCCGATTTAATTACCTCACCTGGTTACGTTAACTTGGACTTTGCGGATGTTAAGACGGTTATGCAAAATCAAGGTTCTGCTTTGATGGGAATTGGGTCTGCTAGTGGTGAAAACCGGACTGCAGATGCAACCAAGGAAGCTATTTCATCGCCATTGTTGGAAGTCTCTATTGATGGGGCTGAACAAGTCTTACTTAATATTACTGGTGGTCCAGATATGTCCTTATATGAAGCAGAAGCAGCTTCAAATATCGTGACCCAAGCAGCAACTACTGACGTTAACATTATTTTTGGGACGTCAATTGATGAAAGCTTAGGCGATGAAGTTCGTGTGACGGTTATTGCGACTGGGATTGACAAGAAGCAACGAGAACTAAAGACCGGCGTAACGCATAATCGTAGTGAACAAGGGCAACAACGTGGCGGCATGTTTACGACGCCAGCTGACAATCAAAGTCAAGCAAAGCAGTCTAACCAGGATGCCACTGCTGAAACCCAAACACCAGCTAATAATGATCCTTTTGGTAACTGGGATATTCGCCGCGAACCTAACAGTGCGCGACCAACGACGCCTAACAATGGGCAAGAATTTAAAAATGTTGAAAAAACTGATTTTGATGTCTTTAATGACAATCAACCAGTGGAAGAAACCAAGACTAATGACAATGGTGATTCATTAGATACGCCGCCATTCTTCAAACGGCGCCGTAAATAA